The genomic segment CGCTTCCGGCACGTACCCCGCCATCCACACCAGGGCGCTCCATATGATGCACGGGACGAAGACCAGGTGGATCGCCTTGTTCACGGGATGCCTGTGGTAGGCGCCATAGAAGCTCAGCTGGTCCAGCAGGTCGAAGTTCAGTCCGAGTACCATGTCGGAGTTTTCTGCAGATGCAACGGTTCGCTGCTGAACGCGGTTGGCGCGGGGTATCCGATGGAAAGCGTCGGTGCAGCAGAAACGCTCCCGCGAGGTTCCTGGACTCCGGTTGGTCGGCGGGCcctgctcgcgccgcgcgatcctcCTGTGAACCAGGTTGAAGGCCTCTGCGTGGGCCAACCGTCGTCTCAGCCGATAACCAACGGATACTGTCAGTCAGTCGCGCCAGCAGTTCGGATGTTGCCAAACTCTGATCGGATCTTACTGATTTTCATACGATGTAATGCGCTGGTTTAGCAAATAGCACGTCGGCAGGAACCGATATTGATAGTGTTTGCATGTGAAAGAAAATTCCTAACTAAGGTTAGCTTTACTAAGGTTCAGAATCCAAAGCGGATTTGCTGAGTCATGATGACGCACGGAACCGAAAAATATCTGCAGAAAAAGAACGCTTTTTCTCCGGAAATCGTTCGCGCGATCGTCACAATCGCCCGCACCTTCGAGTGTGTACCCGAACCCCCAACCACAAACCTTCCAACGTGAGTCCTCCACACACCCTCCCGAGCCGTTCCGCGCCCATCATCGCGCCTCTCtcgctccctcgcgcgctgctcgtgaTTCCGTTACGTAACTTTTTTCAACGCCATCCGATTGTCATCGTTCCATCTAAAATTGCATCCCCCGACCGGCCTCCCCGCAGGCCCTTACAACCATGGGATTCCCTCCTatcttcggcggcgccaaggaTCAGGGCGCTACATTCCCCAAGCCCAAggatgagcgcctcgaccCCGCCATCCTGCCCAACACCGACGGCTATTTCGGCGAATACGGAGGCGCCTTCctccccccgccgctcgtcccGATAATCGACGAGATCAAAGCCAAGTACAATGAGCTCAAGGAGGACCCTTCGTTCTGGGCCGAGCTCAGGCTCCTCGAGAAGCACTTCACCGGCAGGCCGTCCCCCATCCTCCACTGCGAGAGGCTCAGCGAGAagatcggcggcgcgcagatTTACCTCAAGCGCGAAGACCTCAACCACACCGGCGCGCACAAGATCAACCActgcctcggcgaggcgctgctcgcgaagaagatgggcaagaagaagctcatcgcggagacgggcgcgggccagcacggcgtcgcgctcgccaccgccgcggcgctcgtcggcctcgAGTGCGACATCTACATGGGCGAGGTCGACATGGCCAAGGAGCGACCCAACGTCGTGCGCATGAAGATCCTGGGCGCCAACGTCATCCCCGCCTCGCACGGGCTCAAGACCCtgaaggaggcggtggacgccgcgttcggcgcgtaCATGGAGGACCCGGTCACCCAGTTCTACGCCATCGGATCCGTCGTCGGTCCGCACCCGTTCCCGGCGATGGTCCGCGATTT from the Micromonas commoda chromosome 8, complete sequence genome contains:
- a CDS encoding predicted protein — encoded protein: MGFPPIFGGAKDQGATFPKPKDERLDPAILPNTDGYFGEYGGAFLPPPLVPIIDEIKAKYNELKEDPSFWAELRLLEKHFTGRPSPILHCERLSEKIGGAQIYLKREDLNHTGAHKINHCLGEALLAKKMGKKKLIAETGAGQHGVALATAAALVGLECDIYMGEVDMAKERPNVVRMKILGANVIPASHGLKTLKEAVDAAFGAYMEDPVTQFYAIGSVVGPHPFPAMVRDFQSVVGREAKEQFKELTGGKLPDNLVACVGGGCNAIGLFTAFLGDEKVKMFGVEPSGTDLKTVGKHAATLTLGTPGVIHGFKCVLLQDEGGEPAAVNTCASGLDYPGVGPQHCYLKDIGRVKYETATDVECVDAFMSLARDQGIIPALESSHAVAYAIKLAKTLPKTETILVNLSGRGDKDVDYVVENFGAKYGVSVPKYEMPKAEAALSAA